A genomic stretch from Gemmatimonadaceae bacterium includes:
- a CDS encoding galactokinase, translated as MSEVVFPPLTESVVTASLDGAGFTPVVADRYRKLERDAARALDDAGVTSEGRRTWIVPGRIEVLGKHVDYAGGRSLLCTVERGIVVMAAPRTDRKVVLRDARRREAMVVSLDPSPFPSSQAPLPWAVYPRTVVRRLQHNFGDRVVGADIALASNLPPAAGVSSSSALVVGLTLALSALSDLASDALWHEALVPRTRLAGYCGAMENGLDFGVLAGERGVGTLGGAQDQTAILCCAPGKLDVFGWAPVRHEREVSWPADYVFVIGVSGVVASKTGAARDRYNRVARTAHHLVHAWNAQGGAARTLHDVFIEAAGDPSGELPAPLLRVAHDAANEEFTADQLNARVRQFHAETWHHVPDAAEALTRHDLEGFGRVVAASQRGAEMALENQIPETVQMVSIARELGAVAASAFGAGFGGSVWAMIPELEAERFASRWRDRYVKHFPQIASRVQVFATRPSAPAFEVV; from the coding sequence GTGAGTGAGGTCGTGTTTCCGCCGCTCACGGAGTCCGTGGTGACGGCGTCGCTTGATGGCGCGGGATTCACACCCGTGGTGGCGGATCGCTATCGCAAGCTGGAGCGCGACGCCGCACGCGCCCTCGATGATGCCGGAGTCACCAGCGAAGGACGACGCACGTGGATTGTCCCGGGACGCATCGAAGTGCTGGGAAAACACGTCGACTATGCCGGCGGACGGTCGCTGCTCTGCACGGTGGAACGCGGCATCGTGGTGATGGCGGCGCCACGGACCGATCGCAAGGTGGTGTTGCGCGATGCACGACGTCGTGAGGCGATGGTCGTATCGCTCGATCCGTCCCCGTTCCCGTCGTCGCAGGCGCCGTTGCCCTGGGCCGTATATCCACGCACCGTGGTGCGTCGACTGCAGCACAACTTCGGCGACCGGGTGGTCGGTGCCGACATCGCCCTGGCCAGCAACCTGCCACCCGCCGCCGGCGTATCGAGTTCCAGTGCGCTCGTCGTGGGGCTGACGCTCGCATTGTCGGCACTGAGCGACCTCGCCTCGGACGCGCTGTGGCACGAGGCGCTGGTGCCGCGCACGCGGCTGGCGGGATACTGCGGGGCCATGGAGAACGGGCTGGACTTCGGCGTGCTGGCCGGCGAGCGCGGTGTGGGCACATTGGGTGGGGCGCAAGACCAGACGGCCATTCTGTGCTGTGCTCCCGGCAAGCTTGACGTATTTGGTTGGGCGCCGGTGCGACACGAGCGCGAGGTCAGTTGGCCAGCCGACTACGTATTCGTGATTGGCGTGAGCGGTGTCGTGGCCTCAAAGACCGGCGCGGCGCGCGACCGATACAACAGGGTCGCCCGCACAGCGCATCACCTGGTGCATGCATGGAACGCGCAGGGCGGCGCAGCGCGCACGCTGCACGATGTGTTCATCGAGGCGGCCGGCGATCCGAGCGGCGAGTTGCCCGCGCCCCTGCTGCGCGTGGCGCACGACGCCGCGAACGAGGAGTTTACGGCCGACCAGCTGAATGCGCGTGTCCGTCAGTTCCACGCCGAAACGTGGCACCACGTACCCGACGCCGCCGAGGCACTCACACGCCACGATCTCGAGGGATTCGGTCGTGTGGTGGCCGCGTCACAACGCGGCGCTGAGATGGCATTGGAAAACCAGATTCCGGAGACGGTGCAGATGGTGAGCATCGCCCGCGAGTTGGGTGCGGTGGCGGCCAGTGCGTTTGGTGCGGGTTTCGGAGGGAGTGTCTGGGCGATGATCCCGGAACTCGAGGCCGAACGTTTCGCGTCGCGATGGCGCGATCGGTATGTGAAGCACTTCCCGCAGATTGCCAGCCGGGTGCAGGTGTTCGCCACTCGGCCCAGCGCGCCGGCGTTCGAGGTGGTGTAA
- a CDS encoding M20/M25/M40 family metallo-hydrolase, whose translation MTFLRSSEYPPRRHAFDSLSASARRLADRQSETIARQIAIAEIAAPTGAEARRADVVTQWLSAMGLAVRRDAVGNVIASIPGGARADSSASPVVVMAHLDTVFDADVPLAVRHEGPRIVMPGIGDNGRGLAALVLLADVLRADDVGATLTHPIELVATVGEEGVGNLRGARAYFDEIERAGTLRPVAAIALDGPGDSLIVHHGIASRRLHVSFVGAGGHPWADPHAANAIHAAGCAVAAVAQLAKAQPPGVTVSVTRIGGGESLTSVPAGAWFDVDVRALDGAAVGRLHELVRRLSERAAQDTTRQHTGTLLTVTVATLGDRPGGRLDAAHPLVRLAADATRWQQREPRSASASTDANIPLSRGIPAITIGGGGIGGGAHTDHEWYEDVEGARGLLRALGIVATVAQGALVM comes from the coding sequence GTGACCTTTCTTCGCTCTTCAGAGTACCCTCCTCGGCGCCACGCCTTCGATTCGCTCAGTGCGAGCGCGCGTCGCCTGGCCGACCGGCAGAGCGAGACAATAGCGCGTCAGATCGCGATTGCCGAAATTGCCGCACCCACCGGCGCCGAGGCGCGTCGCGCCGACGTTGTCACGCAATGGCTCTCGGCGATGGGTTTGGCGGTTCGTCGCGACGCCGTTGGGAACGTCATCGCGTCCATTCCGGGCGGGGCGCGTGCGGATTCGTCAGCGTCACCGGTGGTGGTGATGGCGCATCTGGACACCGTGTTTGACGCAGACGTGCCGCTAGCGGTGCGTCATGAGGGCCCGCGGATTGTCATGCCCGGTATCGGTGACAACGGGCGGGGCCTGGCGGCGCTGGTATTGTTGGCGGATGTACTACGCGCCGACGACGTTGGTGCGACGCTGACACATCCCATCGAACTGGTGGCCACCGTTGGCGAGGAAGGGGTCGGCAATCTGCGCGGCGCGCGTGCCTACTTCGATGAAATCGAGCGCGCCGGTACCCTGAGACCGGTGGCAGCCATTGCGTTGGACGGTCCGGGAGATTCACTGATCGTGCATCACGGTATCGCCTCGCGGCGATTGCATGTGTCCTTTGTCGGCGCCGGTGGGCATCCGTGGGCCGACCCGCACGCGGCGAATGCCATTCACGCGGCGGGCTGCGCCGTCGCCGCTGTTGCGCAGCTGGCCAAGGCGCAGCCACCCGGCGTCACCGTGTCGGTCACGCGCATCGGCGGTGGCGAGTCGCTGACGTCGGTTCCGGCCGGCGCGTGGTTTGATGTCGATGTGCGGGCGCTGGATGGCGCGGCCGTCGGGCGCCTGCACGAGTTGGTGCGCCGATTGTCGGAACGGGCTGCGCAGGATACGACGCGTCAGCACACAGGGACATTGCTCACCGTTACCGTGGCCACGCTCGGCGATCGTCCCGGTGGACGACTCGATGCCGCCCACCCGCTGGTGCGTCTCGCTGCGGACGCTACCCGCTGGCAGCAGCGTGAACCGCGGTCGGCATCTGCATCGACCGACGCCAACATTCCGCTATCGCGCGGCATCCCGGCTATCACAATCGGCGGCGGCGGTATCGGTGGCGGCGCCCACACCGATCACGAGTGGTACGAGGATGTGGAGGGCGCGCGCGGGCTGTTGCGTGCCTTGGGTATCGTTGCGACGGTCGCGCAGGGAGCACTGGTCATGTAG
- a CDS encoding MFS transporter, with amino-acid sequence MNDHIDKATRWKPSRNVLALAAVSFLTDASSEIIAPLLPMFLIGTLGASVRTVGLIEGGAEAIASLLKLASGWWSDRSQRRKPLIVFGYTVASLVRPLIGFAQSSTQVLAIRFTDRVGKGVRGAPRDALLAASTPVESRGRAFGFHRAADHAGAVVGPLIAMACLAWLAMPLRHVFFVAAIPGALAVLVAIFAVREEREAVPAQMTSAPTATKVAAADARQAPMPASFVRVMVPIALFTLGNSTDAFLILRANQLGVSLALIPLLWVLLHVVKSASSTPGGALSDKVGRAPLIIGGWIVYALVYVGFAAASATWHVWALFALYGIVFGLSEGTEKALIADLVPAARRGRAFGWYHAIIGVAALPASMVFGAVWDTYGASAAFLMGAALAVTASMTLLLLLGFRAVGADRPLE; translated from the coding sequence ATGAATGACCATATCGACAAGGCGACGCGCTGGAAACCAAGTCGCAATGTCCTGGCGCTCGCGGCCGTGAGTTTCCTCACCGATGCATCCAGCGAGATCATCGCGCCGCTGCTGCCGATGTTCCTCATCGGAACGCTGGGTGCATCCGTGCGCACGGTCGGTCTCATCGAGGGCGGTGCCGAAGCCATTGCGTCGCTGCTCAAGCTGGCCAGCGGCTGGTGGTCCGATCGCTCACAACGGCGCAAGCCACTCATCGTCTTCGGCTATACCGTCGCCTCGCTGGTGCGGCCGCTCATCGGCTTCGCGCAGTCCTCCACGCAGGTGCTGGCCATCCGATTCACCGATCGCGTGGGCAAGGGAGTGCGCGGTGCACCGCGTGACGCGTTGCTGGCAGCCTCCACGCCGGTCGAGTCGCGGGGGCGCGCGTTCGGCTTTCACCGCGCCGCTGATCACGCGGGCGCCGTGGTGGGGCCGCTCATTGCGATGGCTTGCCTGGCCTGGCTGGCCATGCCGCTCCGGCACGTGTTCTTTGTTGCCGCGATTCCCGGCGCCCTGGCCGTACTGGTGGCGATCTTTGCGGTGCGAGAGGAACGCGAAGCGGTTCCGGCGCAAATGACTTCAGCCCCGACGGCAACGAAAGTGGCCGCCGCCGACGCGAGACAAGCGCCCATGCCGGCGTCGTTTGTGCGCGTGATGGTCCCCATTGCCCTGTTCACGCTGGGGAATTCCACCGATGCGTTCCTGATCCTTCGCGCCAATCAACTCGGCGTGTCGCTGGCCCTGATCCCGCTGCTCTGGGTCCTGCTGCACGTAGTGAAGAGTGCATCCAGCACCCCCGGTGGCGCGCTGTCCGACAAGGTGGGACGAGCGCCGCTCATCATCGGGGGGTGGATCGTCTACGCGCTCGTATACGTGGGATTCGCGGCCGCGAGCGCCACCTGGCATGTCTGGGCGCTGTTCGCCCTGTATGGCATCGTCTTTGGACTGAGCGAGGGCACTGAGAAGGCTCTCATTGCGGACCTCGTCCCCGCGGCACGGCGCGGACGCGCATTCGGGTGGTATCACGCAATCATTGGCGTTGCCGCGCTCCCGGCGTCGATGGTATTCGGCGCCGTGTGGGACACATACGGCGCGAGCGCTGCCTTCCTGATGGGGGCAGCGCTCGCGGTGACGGCGTCCATGACGCTGTTGCTACTTCTTGGCTTTCGTGCCGTTGGGGCCGATCGTCCGCTCGAATAG
- a CDS encoding S9 family peptidase, whose amino-acid sequence MNPLLRWVAGAALIAPLTLAAQLAPNGFDLNIANIMRGPEHFGREPQNVSWSADGQWVYFQWNPPGTVWDEVMRPYRVRAVAGGVPERLTDAQMDSVAPFIADGPRTRDGLKKAVSARGDLYLIDTKKTTLRRLTETVSAESDPRFSADERALLFTRDGNAFALELATGLVRQLTDVRPGPAPRDSARATGMRGALERQQRELLEVIRDRQRADSLQRAERAAAAARGLQPAYLPVGERLAQLSVSPNLRTAIVLTASNPPGQPRLAQVPNYVTSSGFTEEIGSRTKVGDGNVRFRAYRLELASGKLSMLHVIGGDSARAAAQVRFMGWNDEGSSGLLSAGTPDFKWRYLITVGDAGPVQVVDALRDTAWVGGPCGGCMGWLPDGRVWFASEASGFAQLYSVNRDGTGRTALTDGAWEVTQAELSADRKWFWLHTSEESPFVTHFYRLPVAGGKREKITRDHGGHRVVVSPDGKRLADVFSQANVPPELFVADAADASRVQLTTSTSEAFRKGSWIKPAIVKIRASDGVDVPSRIYRPQDVGAQPNGAAVIFVHGAGYMHNVHDYWSSYSREYMFNHYLASKGYVVLDMDYRASAGYGRDWRTAIYRWMGGRDLADEVDGSRWLQKEYGINPERIGLYGGSYGGFMTLMALFNAPKDFGAGAALRSVTDWSHYNHGYTGGILNLPQDDTLAYRRSSPIYFAEGLEDPLLMAHGMVDTNVHFQDIVRLTQRFIELGKTGWDLAVYPVEDHGFVRPTSWTDEYTRIFDLFERTIGPNGTKAKK is encoded by the coding sequence ATGAATCCGCTGCTTCGTTGGGTCGCTGGTGCCGCGTTGATTGCACCGCTGACGCTGGCCGCGCAATTGGCGCCGAATGGCTTCGATCTCAACATCGCGAACATCATGCGCGGGCCCGAGCACTTCGGGCGCGAGCCGCAGAATGTGAGTTGGAGCGCGGATGGTCAGTGGGTCTACTTTCAATGGAACCCACCGGGCACCGTATGGGATGAGGTGATGCGTCCGTATCGCGTGCGAGCGGTCGCCGGTGGCGTTCCGGAACGGCTGACCGACGCGCAGATGGACAGTGTGGCGCCGTTCATTGCCGACGGACCGCGGACGCGCGATGGGTTGAAGAAGGCCGTGTCGGCGCGCGGCGATCTGTACCTGATCGACACGAAGAAGACGACCTTGCGTCGCCTCACGGAAACCGTGTCGGCGGAAAGCGATCCGCGATTCTCCGCTGATGAGCGGGCATTGCTGTTCACGCGTGACGGCAATGCGTTTGCGTTGGAGTTGGCGACGGGGCTGGTGCGGCAACTGACCGACGTGCGTCCGGGTCCGGCGCCGCGCGATTCGGCCCGTGCGACCGGCATGCGCGGTGCGCTGGAACGTCAGCAGCGTGAATTGCTGGAAGTCATTCGCGACCGGCAGCGCGCTGACTCCCTGCAGCGTGCCGAGCGCGCAGCGGCGGCCGCGCGAGGGCTACAGCCAGCGTATCTCCCCGTTGGCGAGCGGCTGGCGCAACTGAGTGTCTCGCCCAACCTCCGCACGGCAATCGTGTTGACCGCCAGCAATCCGCCGGGACAACCGCGACTGGCACAGGTTCCCAACTACGTCACCAGCAGCGGCTTCACCGAGGAGATTGGCTCACGCACGAAAGTGGGCGATGGCAACGTGCGCTTTCGCGCCTATCGCCTGGAGTTGGCCAGCGGCAAGCTGTCCATGCTGCATGTGATAGGCGGTGACAGCGCGCGCGCGGCGGCGCAGGTGCGATTCATGGGATGGAACGATGAGGGCTCGTCGGGGCTGCTCAGTGCCGGCACGCCGGACTTCAAGTGGCGCTATCTCATTACCGTGGGTGACGCCGGCCCCGTGCAGGTGGTGGACGCGCTGCGCGACACGGCGTGGGTGGGCGGCCCCTGCGGCGGATGCATGGGCTGGCTGCCGGATGGCCGCGTGTGGTTTGCGTCGGAAGCGAGCGGGTTCGCGCAGCTGTATTCGGTGAACCGCGATGGCACCGGACGCACCGCGCTGACCGATGGCGCGTGGGAAGTGACGCAAGCCGAATTGTCTGCCGATCGAAAGTGGTTCTGGCTCCATACCAGTGAGGAATCGCCGTTCGTCACGCACTTCTATCGCTTGCCGGTGGCTGGCGGCAAACGCGAGAAGATTACGCGCGATCACGGCGGACATCGGGTGGTCGTGAGCCCCGACGGCAAACGCCTTGCCGACGTGTTCTCGCAGGCGAATGTGCCACCGGAGTTGTTCGTGGCCGACGCGGCTGACGCGAGCCGAGTGCAACTGACCACGTCCACCTCCGAGGCGTTCCGCAAAGGTTCGTGGATCAAGCCGGCTATTGTGAAGATCCGCGCCAGTGACGGCGTGGACGTACCGTCGCGCATCTACCGGCCCCAGGACGTCGGTGCGCAGCCAAACGGTGCGGCCGTTATTTTCGTGCATGGCGCCGGTTACATGCACAACGTGCATGACTACTGGAGCAGCTATTCGCGCGAGTACATGTTCAACCATTACCTCGCATCCAAAGGCTATGTGGTGCTGGACATGGATTACCGCGCCTCGGCGGGCTACGGGCGCGACTGGCGCACCGCCATCTATCGGTGGATGGGTGGGCGCGACCTGGCTGACGAAGTGGATGGATCGCGTTGGCTGCAGAAGGAATACGGCATCAATCCCGAGCGTATCGGACTGTACGGCGGCAGCTACGGCGGATTCATGACGTTGATGGCGCTATTCAACGCGCCGAAGGACTTTGGCGCCGGTGCGGCGTTGCGCAGTGTGACCGACTGGTCGCACTACAACCACGGCTACACCGGCGGCATCCTCAACCTGCCGCAGGACGACACGCTCGCGTATCGCCGATCGTCGCCTATCTACTTTGCCGAGGGACTTGAAGATCCGTTGCTGATGGCGCACGGTATGGTCGATACCAACGTGCACTTCCAGGATATCGTGCGGCTCACCCAGCGCTTCATCGAATTGGGCAAGACGGGGTGGGATCTCGCCGTCTATCCAGTGGAAGACCACGGATTTGTGCGACCGACGTCGTGGACTGACGAATACACCCGAATCTTCGACCTATTCGAGCGGACGATCGGCCCCAACGGCACGAAAGCCAAGAAGTAG
- a CDS encoding YbdD/YjiX family protein has product MSLSRRSSPEAVQFSPGGAAPASGWLARLRRVSAVVRRIIGVPDYDAYLAHMHRQFPDCTPLDPRTFERERLADKYTQPGSRCC; this is encoded by the coding sequence ATGTCGCTCTCGCGTCGATCCAGCCCCGAAGCGGTCCAATTCTCGCCAGGAGGTGCTGCGCCTGCCTCCGGTTGGCTGGCGCGACTGCGACGCGTTTCGGCCGTCGTGCGCCGCATTATCGGGGTACCGGATTACGACGCGTACCTGGCGCACATGCACCGGCAGTTTCCCGATTGCACCCCGCTTGATCCGCGCACGTTCGAACGCGAACGACTGGCGGACAAGTATACGCAGCCGGGATCGCGCTGCTGCTGA
- a CDS encoding carbon starvation protein A, whose amino-acid sequence MVALSNGEKVNAAWLLTAAVCTYLIGYRFYSKIIASKVFVLDATRATPAERLDDGRDFVPTNKWIVFGHHFAAIAGPGPLVGPTLAAQFGFLPGALWILVGVVLGGAVQDFVILAASIRRNGKSLGQMAKEEIGPIAGGTALVAVLGIMIILISVLALIVVNALRDSPWGTVTIGLTIPIALLMGVYLRWLRPGKVIEATAIGLFLLLMALFAGQWVAGSAEWAPVFTLSGTTLSLLIMAYGFAASVLPVWLLLAPRDYLSAFVKIGVVLALGVGILIALPPLEMPAVTQFIDGTGPVFAGKLFPFVFVTIACGAISGFHSLISSGTTPKLLRRETDARFIGYGSMLTESLVAIMALIAACALTPGMYFAINAPVAALGTTAASAAAAIANWGFVITPEALDAMAKSVGESSLLSRTGGAPSLAVGMAHLFSKVLGGEGALALWYHFAIMFEALFILTTLDAGTRVGRFMLQDLLGTVIKPMGRTSWYPGVIIASGLFVSMWGYFLYQGVTDPLGGINSLWPLFGISNQLLATVALCVGTTVFIKMGKAKYAWITLLPMSWLVIVTMTAGLEKIFAADPKLGFLSHARTLETAIASGVLPKAVKSVEAAQRMIFNDRLDAAVAAFFLISVIVILADSMRVWLSVVSGRKPAVTAEAPYVKTALVG is encoded by the coding sequence ATGGTGGCCCTCTCGAATGGCGAGAAGGTCAATGCCGCGTGGTTGCTCACGGCGGCGGTCTGCACCTACCTCATTGGCTACCGGTTCTACAGCAAGATCATCGCGAGCAAGGTGTTTGTGCTTGATGCCACGCGGGCGACACCGGCCGAGCGATTGGACGACGGTCGCGACTTCGTGCCGACCAACAAGTGGATCGTGTTCGGGCATCATTTCGCCGCCATTGCCGGCCCGGGTCCGCTGGTCGGTCCCACGTTGGCGGCGCAGTTCGGTTTCTTACCCGGGGCACTGTGGATTCTGGTGGGCGTCGTCCTGGGTGGCGCCGTACAGGACTTCGTGATTCTGGCGGCGTCCATTCGCCGAAACGGCAAGTCACTGGGACAGATGGCCAAGGAGGAGATCGGGCCGATCGCCGGCGGCACCGCCCTGGTGGCGGTGCTGGGCATCATGATCATCCTGATATCGGTGCTGGCGCTGATCGTGGTGAACGCTTTGCGCGACAGTCCGTGGGGCACGGTGACGATCGGCCTGACCATCCCGATTGCGCTGTTGATGGGTGTCTATCTGCGATGGCTGCGCCCGGGCAAGGTGATCGAGGCCACGGCCATTGGGTTGTTTCTGCTGTTGATGGCGTTGTTCGCCGGCCAGTGGGTGGCGGGATCGGCGGAGTGGGCGCCGGTGTTCACCCTCAGCGGCACGACGCTCTCGCTGTTGATCATGGCGTACGGCTTTGCGGCCTCGGTGTTGCCGGTGTGGCTGCTGCTGGCCCCGCGCGACTACCTCTCCGCGTTCGTGAAAATCGGCGTGGTGCTGGCGCTGGGCGTCGGCATTTTGATTGCGTTACCGCCGCTGGAAATGCCGGCGGTCACGCAGTTCATCGACGGCACGGGACCCGTCTTCGCCGGCAAGTTGTTTCCCTTCGTGTTCGTGACCATCGCCTGTGGGGCGATCTCCGGATTCCATTCGTTGATTTCTTCCGGCACGACGCCAAAGTTGCTGCGTCGCGAAACCGATGCGCGGTTCATCGGCTACGGGTCGATGCTCACCGAATCGCTGGTGGCGATCATGGCGCTTATTGCGGCCTGCGCACTGACGCCCGGGATGTACTTCGCCATCAACGCGCCGGTTGCGGCGCTGGGCACAACCGCTGCCAGTGCGGCGGCCGCCATCGCGAATTGGGGTTTTGTCATCACGCCCGAGGCACTGGACGCCATGGCGAAGTCGGTGGGTGAATCGTCGTTGCTGTCGCGCACGGGTGGCGCCCCGAGTCTCGCGGTGGGCATGGCGCACCTGTTCTCGAAGGTGCTCGGTGGCGAAGGCGCGCTGGCGTTGTGGTATCACTTCGCCATCATGTTCGAAGCGTTGTTCATTCTGACCACGCTGGATGCCGGCACGCGCGTCGGGCGCTTCATGCTGCAGGATCTGCTGGGCACGGTGATCAAGCCCATGGGTCGCACGTCGTGGTACCCGGGCGTGATCATCGCCAGCGGGCTGTTCGTGTCGATGTGGGGCTACTTCCTGTATCAGGGCGTCACCGATCCGCTGGGCGGCATCAACTCCCTGTGGCCGTTGTTCGGCATTTCGAATCAGTTGCTGGCCACCGTGGCGCTGTGCGTGGGCACGACGGTCTTCATCAAGATGGGCAAGGCGAAGTATGCGTGGATCACGCTGTTGCCGATGTCGTGGCTGGTGATCGTGACGATGACCGCGGGACTGGAAAAGATCTTTGCGGCGGATCCCAAGCTGGGATTCCTGTCACATGCGCGGACGCTGGAGACGGCCATTGCCAGTGGGGTGTTGCCCAAGGCCGTGAAATCAGTGGAGGCCGCCCAGCGCATGATCTTTAACGACCGTCTCGACGCAGCGGTCGCCGCATTCTTCCTGATTTCGGTGATTGTGATTCTCGCCGACTCGATGCGGGTGTGGCTGTCGGTGGTGAGCGGCCGTAAGCCGGCGGTGACCGCCGAAGCGCCGTATGTGAAGACGGCGCTGGTGGGGTAA
- a CDS encoding NAD-dependent isocitrate dehydrogenase, with amino-acid sequence MSTPVTLIPGDGIGPSIADATVRILAAAGADIAWDRQVAGMAGVARWNDPIPDATLDSIRRTRVALKGPLETPVGDGFRSINVALRTTFDLYANVRPAHTIIPGRFNDIDLVLIRENTEGLYIGVEHYVRIGDDPKAAAESVAIITRAGSERIVRYAFEYALRHHRKKVTLVHKANILKYSQGLFLDVGRMIAREYEGRIQFEDRIIDAMAMHLVMRPEVFDVIVTTNLFGDILSDEISGLVGGLGLAPGANIGTSAAIFEAVHGTAPEIAGQNIANPGALVLAACMMLDHLGDSERAARIRAAFEGTLREGKTLTRDLGGSASTHEFTNAVIARLA; translated from the coding sequence ATGTCCACTCCCGTCACGCTCATTCCCGGCGACGGCATCGGCCCCAGCATCGCCGACGCCACGGTGCGCATTCTGGCCGCCGCCGGCGCTGACATCGCATGGGATCGCCAGGTGGCCGGCATGGCGGGCGTGGCCCGCTGGAACGACCCCATTCCCGACGCGACCCTCGATTCCATCAGGCGCACCCGCGTAGCCCTCAAGGGGCCGCTGGAAACGCCGGTCGGCGATGGGTTCCGCTCCATCAATGTCGCGTTGCGCACGACATTCGACCTGTATGCCAATGTGCGACCGGCGCATACCATCATCCCGGGACGCTTCAACGACATCGACCTGGTTCTCATTCGCGAGAACACCGAGGGACTGTATATCGGTGTCGAACACTACGTCCGCATCGGTGACGATCCCAAGGCGGCCGCCGAGTCGGTGGCGATTATCACGCGCGCCGGATCGGAGCGCATTGTGCGCTATGCCTTCGAGTATGCCCTGCGCCATCACCGCAAGAAGGTCACGCTCGTCCACAAGGCCAACATCCTGAAGTATTCACAAGGGCTGTTTCTCGACGTCGGCCGCATGATCGCCCGCGAATACGAAGGCCGCATTCAGTTTGAAGACCGCATCATCGACGCCATGGCCATGCACCTCGTGATGCGTCCCGAGGTGTTCGATGTCATCGTGACGACCAATTTGTTCGGGGATATTCTCTCGGACGAAATCTCCGGGCTCGTGGGCGGACTGGGGCTCGCACCAGGCGCGAATATCGGCACCAGTGCCGCGATCTTTGAAGCCGTCCACGGGACCGCCCCGGAGATTGCCGGCCAGAACATCGCCAACCCCGGCGCGCTGGTGCTGGCGGCGTGCATGATGCTCGATCATCTGGGCGACAGTGAGCGCGCCGCACGCATCCGCGCGGCCTTCGAAGGCACCCTGCGCGAGGGAAAGACGCTCACGCGCGACCTTGGCGGGTCGGCCAGCACCCACGAATTCACCAACGCCGTGATCGCGCGCCTCGCATGA
- a CDS encoding metallophosphoesterase has protein sequence MSFAPMRVLHISDIHCGHPFVAEHVAAAESLAASQAFNAIVVSGDMAQRARVHEFERARDIVNRFRAIAPTLVVPGNHDTAWWHAPFGFGDVARMHERYRQYISDDLEPTLRLPGLSIVGLNSAQGTMPATLTWYPRDWRVKGGLTTAQLERARACLAASPAGDLRLLVVHHNVVRGRLSRRWGLARPLEMLDAIAVMRPHVVCSGHDHEERVEVVERATGRFIASTANTLSNRMRRHRPSSLTVIEAQGAVVTVTAWVFQHGAFVPGPMTASLGTDEATIDG, from the coding sequence ATGAGTTTCGCGCCGATGCGCGTGCTGCATATCTCGGACATCCACTGCGGACACCCGTTCGTGGCCGAACACGTCGCGGCGGCGGAATCGTTGGCGGCGTCGCAGGCGTTCAACGCCATCGTGGTCTCGGGCGACATGGCGCAGCGCGCTCGGGTGCACGAGTTCGAGCGGGCCCGGGATATCGTGAATCGCTTCCGCGCCATCGCGCCGACCCTCGTCGTGCCGGGCAACCACGACACGGCCTGGTGGCATGCGCCCTTCGGATTCGGCGATGTGGCCAGGATGCATGAGCGCTATCGCCAGTACATCAGCGACGACCTCGAACCAACCCTGCGGCTTCCCGGACTCTCGATCGTGGGCCTCAACTCGGCGCAGGGCACCATGCCCGCCACGCTCACCTGGTATCCGCGCGACTGGCGGGTGAAAGGCGGACTGACCACCGCACAGTTGGAACGCGCGCGCGCGTGCCTCGCTGCCAGCCCTGCGGGTGACCTTCGTCTGCTGGTGGTGCACCATAACGTTGTGCGCGGGCGGCTCTCGCGACGGTGGGGACTGGCTCGACCCCTGGAGATGCTCGATGCCATCGCGGTCATGCGCCCGCACGTGGTCTGCAGTGGCCACGATCACGAGGAACGGGTGGAGGTCGTAGAGCGCGCCACCGGTCGTTTCATTGCCAGCACCGCCAACACCCTGTCCAATCGCATGCGTCGCCATCGCCCGTCGTCGCTCACCGTGATTGAGGCACAGGGGGCCGTTGTGACCGTAACGGCATGGGTCTTTCAACACGGCGCCTTCGTCCCTGGTCCAATGACGGCCAGCCTGGGGACTGACGAGGCCACTATTGACGGCTGA